In Nymphaea colorata isolate Beijing-Zhang1983 chromosome 3, ASM883128v2, whole genome shotgun sequence, a genomic segment contains:
- the LOC116250797 gene encoding LOW QUALITY PROTEIN: ABC transporter C family member 3-like (The sequence of the model RefSeq protein was modified relative to this genomic sequence to represent the inferred CDS: inserted 4 bases in 4 codons; deleted 1 base in 1 codon; substituted 2 bases at 2 genomic stop codons) yields MNRNLICKRLGWFKTLFCTVWKEVLWTAFLCLLHTLSTFVGSYLIDSLVQYVNGRQRFAHEGYFLVIVFLSAKVVQSVSQRHWLFITRQIGIRNRAALSAMIYEKGLSLSSKSRKQRTSGEIINLVSVDARRIGEFSGYLHDLWVVPLEVTIALAILYKKLGLASIAALIAAFLVMLANFXKWQEDFQEKLMETKDESMKATSEILRNMRILKLQAWEMRFLSKIMDLRKTEESWLKKLIYTSAFMNFVIWGAPIFISAAAFGSCMILGIPLRSGKVLSALATFEILQQPIYTLPDTISMITQVKVSLDRISSFLQLEDMQPDAVEKLPKDNFMPAVEICDGTFSWDPLSSHSTLQNLNLKVNHGMKIAVCGPVGSGKTSLLSCILGEVPRIFGTVRLSERTAYVVLSPWVQGGKIELNILFGKEMDRERCEQVLDVCDLKKDLEILPFGDQTITGERGINLSGGQKQRVQIARALYQDADIYLLDDPFTAVVAHTGSHLFKECLHGFLGSKTXVTHQVEFLPSADIVLVMRDGRITXSGHYASILSSGSDFMELVGAHEHTLSALKAAGAALDSQPSDVNDLNIGPKVESNEKDEFGYDEINDDKDKIEQLVEEKYQLVQEEEREEGRVGLSVYWEYITATYGGALVPLILLSQIAFNSFEIGSNYWVASATPVSDEKSSPVGGITLILVYVVLSMASAICDLIMALLIGTVGFKTATVLFNKLHMCIFRSPMSFFDSTPTGRILNRVSTDESEVDLSILGLMGSCAFYVIELLASIAVISQISWQVFVVFVPVVAACVWLQQYYLPTSRELARLEFEAPMLQXFLETISGSSIIRSFNEESRFMRTNLLVIDNFSKPXFHSAAAMEWLCLRLDLLSSLIFAFSLVFLISLPMGIIDPGNXIAGLAVTYGLNLNMLQIYFIWCLNVDNNMISVERILQYPRIPPEPPLTIETSMPSRDWPSYGEIDISNLQVRYAPHLPLVLKGLTCTFRGGSKTGIVGRTGSGKSTLVQTLFRIIDPSCGQIVIDGIDISTVGLHDLRSRLSIIPQEPTMFEGTIRTNLDSLEEYTDEEIWETKHKCQLGEVVRQKDHKLDATVTENGENWSVGQRQLVCLGRVLLKKSKILVLDEATASVDTVTDGLIQQTLRQHFSDCSILTIAHRIASVLDSDMVLVLDNGTVAEYESPGKLLQDASSAFSMLVNEYEMRSSTSFQNLVVNDAK; encoded by the exons ATGAACAGAAACCTCATTTGCAAGAGATTGGGATGGTTCAAAACGTTGTTTTGCACTGTCTGGAAGGAAGTATTATGGACAGCGTTCCTCTGCCTACTGCATACTCTTTCTACGTTTGTTGGTTCTTACCTTATCGACTCACTGGTCCAGTATGTCAATGGCCGCCAGAGGTTTGCCCACGAAGGCTACTTCCTGGTTATTGTCTTTCTTTCCGCTAAGGTGGTGCAAAGTGTCTCACAGCGACACTGGCTTTTCATAACACGGCAGATTGGTATCAGAAACAGAGCAGCACTGAGTGCCATGATTTATGAAAaaggtctttctctctctagcaaaTCTCGGAAGCAACGTACTAGCGGGGAGATCATAAATCTGGTGAGTGTGGACGCCCGTAGGATTGGCGAATTTAGTGGGTACTTGCATGACCTGTGGGTGGTGCCTCTTGAAGTTACTATTGCTTTAGCAATTCTATACAAGAAACTCGGATTAGCTTCAATTGCTGCCTTGATAGCTGCTTTCCTGGTTATGTTGGCAAACT TTAAATGGCAAGAGGACTTCCAAGAAAAGCTTATGGAGACAAAGGATGAGAGCATGAAGGCAACTTCCGAGATCTTGAGGAACATGAGGATTCTGAAACTCCAGGCTTGGGAAATGAGGTTCTTGTCAAAGATTATGGACTTACGGAAAACTGAAGAAAGTTGGTTGAAAAAACTCATTTATACATCAGCATTTATGAATTTTGTTATTTGGGGTGCACCTATTTTCATATCTGCAGCTGCGTTTGGGTCGTGCATGATTCTGGGAATCCCACTTAGGTCCGGAAAGGTTCTATCGGCACTCGCTACATTTGAGATACTACAGCAGCCAATTTACACCCTGCCAGACACTATTTCAATGATCACGCAAGTTAAAGTTTCCCTTGATAGgatttcatcttttcttcaacttgaagatatGCAACCAGACGCAGTTGAGAAATTGCCTAAAGACAATTTTATGCCAGCTGTTGAGATATGTGATGGTACCTTCTCTTGGGATCCACTATCAAGCCATTCTACCCTGCAAAATCTCAATTTGAAAGTTAACCATGGGATGAAGATTGCGGTCTGTGGTCCTGTTGGTTCAGGAAAAACTAGCCTGCTTTCTTGCATTCTAGGCGAGGTTCCAAGGATATTTGGAACTGTCCGTTTGAGTGAAAGAACTGCCTATGTtgtgttg TCTCCTTGGGTACAGGGTGGTAAGATTGAATTA AATATTCTTTTCGGCAAAGAGATGGACAGAGAAAGGTGTGAACAGGTCCTTGATGTTTGTGATTTAAAGAAGGACCTGGAAATACTGCCCTTTGGAGATCAAACCATCACAGGGGAAAGAGGAATTAACCTGAGTGGTGGGCAGAAACAGAGAGTGCAAATTGCACGGGCTCTATACCAGGATGCTGACATTTATTTACTTGATGATCCTTTTACTGCTGTTGTCGCTCACACCGGAAGTCACCTTTTTAA GGAATGTTTGCATGGTTTCTTAGGTTCAAAGA CTGTAACCCATCAAGTGGAATTTCTACCCAGTGCTGATATTGTTCTG GTTATGCGAGATGGGAGGATTACATAATCTGGTCATTATGCTAGCATTCTTAGCTCTGGATCCGACTTCATGGAACTGGTTGGTGCACATGAGCATACTCTGTCAGCCCTAAAAGCTGCTGGTGCTGCTCTTGATTCACAACCATCAGATGTCAATGATTTAAACATAGGTCCTAAGGTGGAAAGCAATGaaaaggatgaatttggatatgatgAGATTAATGATGATAAAGATAAGATAGAACAGCTGGTAGAGGAAAAGTACCAGCTTGttcaagaagaagagagagaggaaggaagagtCGGCCTCTCAGTATACTGGGAATATATTACAGCAACATATGGTGGGGCATTAGTCCCATTGATTCTACTTAGTCAAATTGCCTTTAACTCTTTTGAAATAGGAAGCAATTATTGGGTGGCATCAGCCACACCAGTTTCTGATGAGAAGTCATCTCCTGTGGGCGGAATTACTTTGATTTTAGTCTACGTTGTGTTGTCGATGGCTAGTGCTATATGTGACCTGATCATGGCCTTGTTAATAGGAACTGTTGGCTTTAAAACTGCAACAGTACTCTTCAATAAGCTGCACATGTGCATATTTCGTTCACCAATGTCGTTCTTTGATTCTACTCCAACTGGTCGTATTCTAAACAGG gTATCAACTGATGAGAGTGAAGTAGACCTATCCATTTTAGGGTTGATGGGATCTTGTGCTTTCTATGTTATAGAGCTTCTTGCGAGCATTGCAGTGATTTCACAGATTTCATGgcaagtttttgttgttttcgtACCAGTTGTTGCTGCCTGCGTGTGGTTGCAG CAATACTACTTGCCCACTTCTCGTGAACTAGCCCGATTGGAGTTTGAGGCCCCTATGCTGC ATTTTTTGGAGACTATCTCTGGATCATCTATAATTAGGAGTTTCAATGAAGAGTCAAGATTCATGAGGACAAACCTCCTGGTGATAGATAACTTTTCTAAGC ACTTTCATTCTGCTGCTGCAATGGAGTGGCTTTGTTTGCGCTTGGATCTTCTGTCGTCTctcatttttgcattttctttggttttcttgATCTCATTGCCCATGGGCATAATTGATCCAGGGAACT gaATTGCAGGATTGGCCGTGACTTATGGGTTAAACCTGAACATGTTGCAAATATATTTCATATGGTGCTTAAATGTCGATAATAATATGATCTCTGTGGAACGAATTCTACAGTATCCTCGTATTCCTCCTGAACCTCCTCTTACAATAGAAACTAGCATGCCAAGCAGGGATTGGCCATCTTATGGAGAAATTGATATCAGCAATCTGCAG GTCCGCTATGCTCCTCATCTGCCACTGGTTTTAAAAGGTCTCACATGCACCTTTCGTGGAGGGTCAAAGACGGGCATAGTGGGAAGAACAGGCAGTGGGAAATCCACGCTTGTGCAAACACTCTTTCGCATTATTGACCCATCATGTGGTCAGATTGTGATAGACGGTATTGACATCTCTACAGTTGGGCTGCATGACCTGAGATCTAGATTAAGCATCATCCCTCAAGAACCAACAATGTTTGAGGGAACCATAAGGACCAATCTTGATTCTTTGGAAGAATATACTGATGAAGAAATTTGGGAG ACAAAACACAAATGCCAACTTGGTGAAGTGGTGAGGCAGAAAGACCACAAGCTTGATGCAACAG TGACTGAGAATGGAGAGAATTGGAGTGTGGGTCAGAGGCAGCTCGTTTGTTTGGGGAGAGTGTTATTGAAGAAGAGTAAAATTTTGGTGCTTGATGAAGCAACTGCTTCTGTTGACACTGTAACTGATGGCCTAATTCAGCAGACATTGCGGCAACATTTTTCTGATTGCAGCATTCTGACAATAGCACACCGGATAGCATCTGTTCTCGACAGTGATATGGTCCTTGTCTTGGACAATG GTACTGTTGCTGAATATGAATCTCCAGGAAAACTTTTGCAGGATGCCTCCTCAGCATTTTCAATGCTTGTAAATGAGTACGAGATGAGATCCAGCACTAGTTTTCAGAATTTGGTGGTTAATGATGCTAAGTAG